From Actinopolymorpha cephalotaxi, one genomic window encodes:
- a CDS encoding ABC transporter permease: MTTFPDTRSDTRPDPRTGVRARRRGGSAGTFLAHSAYLTGRSLRTLTRQPAYLAFTLIQPMIWLLLFGQLFRNVARLPGFGTGSYLEYLTPGVVVMTAMFSAGWAGTSFIQDMERGVMDRNLTSPLSRGALITGSLAFQAVTTVIQSLIVLGVGFAAGARFAGGVPGVLVVLVCAVALAVVFAALSDAIALLVHQQEALIAISQFLILPLSFLSSVMMAPALMPAWVGDVARFNPVDWAAVAARSAVSATPDWGLVSGRLGLLAALVAVMGWLAARAFRSYQRSV; encoded by the coding sequence ATGACCACCTTCCCCGACACCCGCTCCGACACCCGGCCTGATCCCCGCACCGGCGTACGCGCCCGGCGGCGGGGAGGCTCGGCCGGCACGTTCCTGGCCCACTCCGCGTACCTCACCGGACGGTCGTTGCGCACCTTGACCAGGCAGCCGGCGTACCTCGCGTTCACCCTGATCCAGCCCATGATCTGGCTGCTGCTGTTCGGCCAGCTGTTCCGCAACGTCGCCCGGCTCCCCGGCTTCGGCACCGGCTCCTACCTGGAGTACCTCACGCCCGGCGTGGTGGTGATGACGGCGATGTTCTCCGCCGGCTGGGCGGGCACGTCGTTCATCCAGGACATGGAACGCGGCGTGATGGACCGCAACCTCACCTCACCGCTCAGCCGCGGCGCGCTGATCACCGGGTCGCTGGCCTTCCAGGCGGTGACCACGGTGATCCAGTCGCTGATCGTCCTCGGCGTCGGGTTCGCGGCCGGTGCACGCTTCGCCGGCGGCGTGCCGGGCGTGCTGGTCGTACTGGTGTGCGCCGTCGCGCTGGCGGTCGTGTTCGCCGCCCTGTCGGACGCGATCGCGCTGCTGGTGCACCAGCAGGAGGCGCTGATCGCGATCTCGCAGTTCCTGATCCTGCCGCTGTCGTTCCTGTCCTCGGTGATGATGGCGCCCGCGCTGATGCCGGCCTGGGTGGGCGACGTGGCGAGGTTCAACCCGGTGGACTGGGCCGCCGTCGCCGCCCGCTCGGCGGTCTCCGCGACGCCGGACTGGGGCCTCGTCAGTGGCCGGCTCGGGCTGCTGGCGGCGCTCGTCGCCGTGATGGGCTGGCTCGCGGCGCGAGCGTTCCGCTCCTACCAGCGCTCGGTCTGA
- a CDS encoding SixA phosphatase family protein: MLRTNRRLLLLRHGKAESPLGVADADRPLAARGRAQSGYAGREVRERGLVPDLVVVSPSLRTRQTWTEFAEAAGVYAAGGSPDQSTTSGSSTDSRVEVEVEPAGPEVKVEVEVDVDRRVYANTVDDLLDIVTEAPENVRTLLVVGHNPSIGSLAAVLDDGSSGADRHGLAGGYPTGTLAVFDVAGPWKTVGPGSGRLRAVVRQPS; encoded by the coding sequence ATGCTCCGGACGAACCGCCGGTTGCTGCTCCTGCGCCACGGCAAGGCCGAGTCGCCGCTGGGAGTGGCCGACGCCGACCGTCCCCTGGCCGCCCGCGGCCGGGCGCAGTCCGGCTACGCCGGGCGGGAGGTACGGGAACGCGGCCTGGTCCCCGACCTGGTGGTCGTGTCGCCCTCGCTGCGGACCCGGCAGACCTGGACGGAGTTCGCCGAGGCGGCGGGTGTGTACGCCGCGGGCGGCAGCCCGGACCAGTCGACCACGTCCGGCTCGTCCACCGACTCTCGAGTTGAGGTGGAGGTCGAGCCTGCTGGACCTGAGGTGAAGGTCGAGGTGGAGGTCGACGTCGACCGGCGGGTCTACGCCAACACCGTGGACGACCTGCTCGACATCGTGACCGAGGCACCCGAGAACGTGCGGACCCTGCTCGTGGTGGGGCACAACCCGTCGATCGGGAGCCTCGCCGCCGTACTCGACGACGGCTCGTCCGGGGCGGACCGGCACGGGCTGGCCGGCGGATACCCCACCGGCACGCTCGCGGTGTTCGACGTCGCGGGCCCGTGGAAGACGGTGGGGCCGGGGTCGGGCCGGCTCCGGGCGGTCGTCCGGCAGCCATCCTGA
- the ribH gene encoding 6,7-dimethyl-8-ribityllumazine synthase, with protein MSGTGAPGADRIDGAGLRVGVVAASWHDQVMGGLVDGALRALAEAGVSDPVMVRVPGSFELPVVAARLARSGLDAVVALGTVVRGGTPHFEYVCQAATVGLTEVSVQTGVPIGFGLLTCDTAEQALDRAGLPGSHEDRGYESTQAALRTAVTLRDLAGALPPGGDHHVVPVIG; from the coding sequence ATGAGCGGAACGGGTGCACCGGGCGCGGACCGGATCGACGGCGCCGGCCTGCGGGTCGGCGTGGTCGCCGCGTCGTGGCACGACCAGGTGATGGGCGGCCTGGTGGACGGCGCGCTGCGGGCGCTGGCCGAGGCCGGGGTGAGCGACCCGGTGATGGTGCGGGTGCCGGGCTCGTTCGAGCTTCCGGTGGTGGCCGCGCGGCTCGCCCGGTCCGGCCTGGACGCCGTGGTGGCCCTGGGCACCGTCGTACGGGGTGGCACTCCGCACTTCGAGTACGTCTGCCAGGCGGCGACGGTCGGCCTCACCGAGGTGAGCGTGCAGACCGGCGTGCCGATCGGCTTCGGCCTGCTCACCTGCGACACGGCCGAGCAGGCGCTGGACCGGGCCGGGCTGCCCGGCTCACACGAGGACCGGGGATACGAGTCCACCCAGGCGGCGCTGCGGACGGCGGTGACCCTGCGCGACCTGGCCGGCGCGCTTCCGCCGGGTGGTGACCACCACGTGGTTCCGGTGATCGGGTGA
- a CDS encoding bifunctional 3,4-dihydroxy-2-butanone-4-phosphate synthase/GTP cyclohydrolase II has translation MSTERDPVERALADLAAGRAVVVVDDEDRENEGDIIFAASAATPELVAFTVRHTSGVLCVPMEGADLDRLAIGPMTADNRDAMRTAFCVTVDAAAGVTTGISAEDRTHTIRLLADPGAGPADVVRPGHVFPLRYRPGGVLVRRGHTEAAVDLVRLAGLPPVGVLAELVEDDGTMMRGDALRRFADAHDLALITIEDLVRHRRRHERLVERVAQTRIPTRHGDFRAVGYRCTVDGSEHVALVRGEPGTTPDAAGEPLVRLHSECLTGDAFGSLRCDCGPQLDRALATVAADGAGVVVYLRGHEGRGIGLLAKLSAYALQDTGHDTVEANLALGLPVDARDYWIGAQILSDLGVDRMRLLTNNPAKRAGLEAYGLTVTATTPLTITPNGDNARYLATKRDRLGHALPAEAGVVRQTTGRAS, from the coding sequence ATGAGCACCGAGCGCGACCCGGTCGAGCGCGCGCTGGCCGACCTCGCCGCCGGACGGGCGGTGGTCGTGGTCGACGACGAGGACCGCGAGAACGAGGGCGACATCATCTTCGCCGCGTCCGCCGCGACCCCGGAGCTGGTGGCGTTCACCGTGCGGCACACCAGCGGCGTGCTGTGCGTACCGATGGAGGGCGCCGACCTGGACCGGCTGGCCATCGGGCCGATGACCGCGGACAACCGGGACGCCATGCGCACCGCGTTCTGCGTGACCGTGGACGCGGCCGCCGGGGTCACCACCGGTATCAGCGCCGAGGACCGTACGCACACCATCCGGCTGCTGGCCGATCCGGGCGCCGGCCCCGCGGACGTCGTACGGCCGGGGCACGTGTTCCCGCTGCGCTACCGGCCCGGCGGTGTCCTGGTCAGACGGGGGCACACCGAGGCCGCGGTCGATCTGGTCCGGCTCGCCGGCCTGCCACCGGTGGGCGTACTCGCCGAGCTGGTCGAGGACGACGGCACGATGATGCGCGGGGACGCGCTCCGCCGGTTTGCGGACGCGCACGACCTCGCGCTGATCACGATCGAGGATCTCGTACGCCACCGACGCCGGCACGAGCGGCTGGTGGAACGCGTCGCGCAGACCCGGATTCCGACCCGGCACGGCGACTTCCGGGCCGTCGGGTACCGCTGCACGGTCGACGGGTCCGAACACGTCGCCCTGGTCCGCGGCGAACCCGGGACCACTCCTGATGCTGCCGGTGAGCCCCTGGTCCGGCTGCACTCCGAATGCCTCACCGGCGACGCGTTCGGCTCGCTGCGCTGCGACTGCGGACCCCAGCTGGACCGCGCGCTCGCGACGGTCGCCGCCGACGGAGCCGGGGTGGTCGTCTACCTGCGCGGCCACGAGGGACGCGGCATCGGCCTGCTGGCCAAGCTGTCCGCGTACGCCCTGCAGGACACCGGCCACGACACGGTGGAGGCCAACCTCGCGCTCGGGCTGCCGGTCGACGCGCGCGACTACTGGATCGGCGCGCAGATCCTGTCCGACCTCGGCGTGGACCGGATGCGCCTGCTCACCAACAACCCAGCCAAACGAGCCGGGCTGGAGGCGTACGGCCTGACGGTCACCGCCACCACACCACTGACGATCACACCGAACGGCGACAACGCCCGCTACCTCGCGACCAAGCGGGACCGGCTCGGGCACGCGCTGCCGGCCGAGGCCGGCGTCGTTCGGCAGACCACCGGGAGGGCTTCATGA
- the pnuC gene encoding nicotinamide riboside transporter PnuC, which produces MNWLTWLVGAELHIGGSTILWREIVGNGFGLASALFGMRRRVAAWPVGMIGNILLFTVFLGGVFHAPQDKDLWGQAGRQVFFFAVSAYGWWRWRQARTDAGDGGAVAPRWATWRERVGMLVGAAVGVAVFTYLLGLLGSWGPLADAWILTGSILATYGMARGWVEFWLIWIAVDAVGVPLLLAAGYYPSAILYLVYGGFCVLGFVTWTRVRARIAAAPQPANTVAAGDPA; this is translated from the coding sequence ATGAACTGGTTGACCTGGCTGGTCGGAGCTGAGCTGCACATCGGCGGCTCCACCATCCTCTGGCGCGAGATCGTCGGCAACGGCTTCGGCCTGGCCAGCGCGCTGTTCGGCATGCGCCGCCGGGTCGCGGCCTGGCCGGTCGGCATGATCGGCAACATCCTGCTGTTCACCGTCTTCCTCGGCGGCGTCTTCCACGCCCCGCAGGACAAGGACCTGTGGGGGCAGGCCGGCCGGCAGGTGTTCTTCTTCGCCGTCAGCGCGTACGGCTGGTGGCGGTGGCGGCAGGCCCGCACCGACGCCGGTGACGGCGGCGCGGTCGCACCGCGGTGGGCGACCTGGCGCGAACGCGTCGGCATGCTGGTCGGCGCGGCGGTGGGCGTGGCGGTGTTCACCTACCTCCTCGGCCTGCTGGGCTCGTGGGGACCGCTCGCCGACGCCTGGATCCTCACCGGCAGCATCCTGGCCACCTACGGCATGGCCCGCGGGTGGGTGGAGTTCTGGCTGATCTGGATCGCGGTGGACGCGGTCGGGGTGCCGTTGCTGCTGGCGGCGGGGTACTACCCGTCGGCGATCCTCTACCTCGTCTACGGCGGGTTCTGCGTGCTGGGCTTCGTCACCTGGACCCGTGTCCGGGCACGGATCGCGGCGGCACCCCAGCCTGCGAACACCGTGGCGGCGGGTGATCCGGCATGA
- a CDS encoding riboflavin synthase, whose product MFTGIVEERGEVVDLVRLGDSARLTVRGPEVTSDARHGDSIAVDGCCLTVVEVEPGEGRFTADVMAETLSRTSLGALAPGHPVNLERSVPAGGRLGGHIVQGHVDGTGHILSRRPTPRWDLVEIALPPPLARYVAEKGSVAVDGVSLTVVEVRDLPEPAFTVALIPTTLDVTTLGGKQPGAAVNLEVDVIAKYVERLTATGAAQPTAQPTDQVADQAGERSHTQGAHA is encoded by the coding sequence GTGTTCACCGGAATTGTCGAAGAACGCGGCGAGGTCGTCGACCTCGTGCGCCTGGGGGACTCCGCGCGGTTGACCGTACGCGGACCCGAGGTGACCAGTGACGCGCGCCACGGCGACTCGATCGCCGTCGACGGCTGCTGTCTCACCGTCGTCGAGGTCGAGCCCGGCGAGGGCCGGTTCACCGCCGACGTGATGGCCGAGACCCTGTCCCGAACCAGCCTCGGCGCCCTCGCGCCCGGCCACCCGGTCAACCTGGAGCGGTCCGTACCCGCCGGCGGCCGGCTCGGCGGCCACATCGTGCAGGGGCACGTGGACGGCACCGGCCACATCCTGTCCCGCCGGCCCACCCCCCGCTGGGACCTGGTCGAGATCGCCCTGCCGCCACCGCTGGCCCGCTACGTCGCGGAGAAGGGCTCCGTCGCCGTGGACGGGGTGTCCCTCACCGTCGTCGAGGTCCGCGACCTTCCCGAGCCGGCGTTCACCGTCGCGCTCATCCCCACCACTCTCGACGTCACCACGCTGGGCGGGAAGCAGCCCGGTGCCGCGGTCAACCTCGAGGTGGACGTCATCGCGAAGTACGTCGAACGACTCACCGCCACCGGCGCGGCCCAGCCCACGGCCCAGCCCACAGACCAGGTCGCGGACCAGGCCGGCGAGCGGTCGCACACCCAAGGAGCACACGCATGA
- a CDS encoding cupin domain-containing protein — protein MSFPEYDYSDVRYPEPRYTGTGGEVSATHRPANHPPEFTYRSGGSVHYLSTGASTNGEFGLYRWEMGSEPSGPSAHFHRSISESFYILTGTVRIFDGSRWVDTEPGDYVHVPEGGIHAFRNESGEPAAMLLHFAPGAPREGYFEGLPDLSRTDEAERAEFFLRHDTFWV, from the coding sequence ATGAGCTTTCCCGAGTACGACTACTCCGACGTTCGGTATCCCGAGCCGCGCTACACCGGCACCGGCGGCGAGGTCAGCGCGACCCATCGCCCGGCGAACCACCCACCGGAGTTCACCTATCGGTCCGGCGGCAGCGTCCACTACCTGTCCACCGGTGCGTCCACCAACGGCGAGTTCGGGCTCTACCGCTGGGAGATGGGCTCCGAACCCTCCGGGCCGAGCGCGCACTTCCACCGGTCCATCTCGGAGTCGTTCTACATCCTCACCGGCACCGTGCGGATCTTCGACGGCTCCCGCTGGGTCGACACCGAGCCCGGTGACTACGTGCACGTGCCCGAGGGCGGAATCCACGCGTTCCGCAACGAGTCCGGCGAACCGGCCGCCATGTTGCTGCACTTCGCACCCGGCGCGCCGCGGGAGGGCTACTTCGAGGGCCTGCCCGACCTGTCGAGGACCGACGAGGCCGAGCGCGCGGAGTTCTTCCTCCGGCACGACACGTTCTGGGTCTGA
- the rpe gene encoding ribulose-phosphate 3-epimerase: MGVQIAPSILSADFARLAQAAESVQAADWLHVDVMDNHFVPNLTLGLPVVESLQAATDLPIDCHLMIEDPDRWAPAYADAGVASVTFHVEAAHAPIRLARELRALGSRAGMALKPATPVEPYADLLGELDMLLVMTVEPGFGGQKFLDLCLPKIRRARELASGRGLDLWLQVDGGVSAETIERCAEAGADVFVAGSAVFGAEDPDRAVNHLRALAAEASKPIG; encoded by the coding sequence ATGGGCGTTCAGATAGCACCGAGCATCCTGTCGGCCGACTTCGCGCGGCTGGCCCAGGCAGCCGAGTCGGTCCAGGCGGCCGACTGGCTGCACGTCGACGTGATGGACAACCACTTCGTCCCCAACCTCACGCTGGGACTTCCGGTGGTGGAGTCCCTGCAGGCGGCGACGGACCTGCCGATCGACTGCCACCTGATGATCGAGGACCCCGACCGGTGGGCACCCGCCTACGCCGACGCCGGGGTGGCCAGCGTGACGTTCCACGTGGAGGCCGCGCACGCGCCGATCCGGCTGGCCCGTGAGCTGCGCGCGCTCGGCAGCCGCGCCGGGATGGCGCTGAAGCCGGCGACGCCGGTCGAGCCGTACGCCGACCTGCTGGGCGAGCTGGACATGCTGCTGGTGATGACGGTCGAGCCGGGGTTCGGCGGTCAGAAGTTCCTCGACCTGTGCCTGCCCAAGATCCGGCGGGCCCGGGAGCTCGCCAGCGGGCGGGGCCTGGACCTGTGGCTGCAGGTGGACGGCGGAGTCTCGGCGGAGACCATCGAACGCTGCGCGGAGGCCGGCGCCGACGTCTTCGTCGCGGGCTCGGCGGTCTTCGGCGCGGAGGATCCCGACCGAGCGGTCAACCACCTGCGCGCGCTGGCGGCGGAGGCATCCAAGCCGATCGGGTAG
- a CDS encoding RsmB/NOP family class I SAM-dependent RNA methyltransferase: MDPARLAAYDVVHAVSVRDAYANLVLPSALRERGLSGRDAAFATELAHGTLRRGGYDDVLAHCVNRPLTKLDPEVRDVLRLGAHQILGMRVPAHAAVATSVDLARGVAGIGPSKFVNAVLRKVAARDLPGWQAELAPPYDRDPIGHLAAVHAHPRWVVEAFAAALDGSLAETAAALAADNEPARVTLAAWPGRSSVADLRAEGAEPGRWSPYAVVLTEGGDPHRIQAVAQGRAGVQDEGSQLVATALAEAPLAGGDSGSGSGTDERWLDLCAGPGGKAALLAGLAGRRSAALLAAELQPHRAELVDRALTPRGRRSRGVLGTVVADGTAPAWPPGVFDRVLVDAPCTGLGALRRRPEARWRRAAGDVAGLTPLQAELLTTALDSVRVGGVVAYVTCSPHLAETRDVVAAVLAGRSDVERLDARPLLPGVPDLGDGPEVQLWPHRHGTDAMFLALLRRTDGNDANHGNHGTRTEDGRSSQ; the protein is encoded by the coding sequence GTGGATCCCGCCCGGCTGGCCGCCTACGACGTGGTGCACGCGGTGTCGGTCCGCGACGCCTACGCCAACCTCGTGCTGCCCTCGGCCCTGCGGGAGCGCGGCCTGTCCGGACGGGACGCCGCCTTCGCCACCGAACTCGCCCACGGCACCCTGCGGCGCGGCGGTTACGACGACGTGCTCGCCCACTGTGTCAACCGTCCCTTGACGAAGCTCGACCCCGAGGTCCGGGACGTCCTTCGCCTTGGTGCGCACCAGATTCTCGGCATGCGGGTGCCCGCGCACGCGGCGGTGGCGACCAGCGTCGACCTGGCCCGCGGGGTGGCCGGCATCGGCCCGTCGAAGTTCGTCAACGCCGTCCTGCGGAAGGTGGCGGCCCGCGACCTGCCCGGCTGGCAGGCCGAGCTCGCCCCGCCGTACGACCGGGATCCGATCGGCCACCTGGCCGCGGTGCACGCGCACCCGCGGTGGGTGGTGGAGGCGTTCGCGGCCGCGCTCGACGGCTCGCTCGCCGAGACGGCCGCCGCGCTCGCGGCCGACAACGAGCCGGCCCGGGTGACACTCGCGGCCTGGCCGGGCCGGTCGAGTGTGGCGGACCTTCGGGCCGAGGGCGCCGAACCCGGCCGGTGGTCTCCGTACGCCGTCGTGCTGACCGAAGGCGGGGACCCGCACCGGATCCAGGCGGTGGCCCAGGGCCGCGCCGGTGTGCAGGACGAGGGCAGCCAACTCGTCGCGACCGCGCTGGCGGAGGCGCCGCTGGCCGGCGGCGACAGCGGCAGTGGCAGCGGCACCGACGAGCGCTGGCTCGACCTGTGCGCCGGCCCCGGCGGCAAGGCCGCCCTGCTCGCCGGCCTGGCCGGACGGCGCTCGGCCGCGCTGCTGGCCGCCGAGCTCCAGCCGCACCGGGCCGAGTTGGTCGACCGGGCCCTCACTCCCCGGGGCCGGCGCTCGCGCGGCGTCCTCGGCACCGTGGTCGCCGACGGCACCGCGCCGGCCTGGCCGCCCGGTGTCTTCGACCGGGTACTCGTCGACGCGCCGTGCACCGGACTCGGTGCACTGCGCCGCCGTCCGGAGGCACGCTGGCGGCGGGCAGCCGGCGACGTCGCCGGGCTCACCCCGCTGCAGGCGGAACTCCTCACCACGGCGCTGGACTCGGTGCGGGTGGGCGGCGTCGTCGCGTACGTCACCTGCTCCCCGCACCTGGCCGAGACCCGCGACGTCGTGGCCGCGGTGCTGGCCGGCCGCTCCGACGTCGAACGCCTGGACGCACGCCCGCTGCTGCCCGGCGTACCCGACCTCGGCGACGGCCCCGAGGTGCAGCTGTGGCCCCACCGGCACGGCACGGACGCGATGTTCCTCGCCCTGCTGCGCCGAACCGACGGCAACGACGCCAACCACGGCAACCACGGCACCCGCACCGAGGACGGCCGCTCGTCCCAGTAG
- the fmt gene encoding methionyl-tRNA formyltransferase: MRLLFAGTPEAAVPALEAILAGRHEVVAVLTRPDAPSGRGRRLHPSPVAERARAAGIEVLTPKSAKDPAFAERLREIAPDACPVVAYGGLLPASVLDIPRHGWINLHFSVLPAWRGAAPVQHAVRAGDDVTGASTFQIVEELDAGPVYGVLTEPIGPTDTAGDLLDRLARSGARLLADTLDGIAAGTLEARPQPADGVTYARKVEVDDVRVDWKAPAFAVDRLVRSATPAPGAWTTFCDERLKLGPVAVVPDAEVLPPGRLRAEKSRVLVGTGSVPVALGEVRPPGKQAMQAADWARGVRPTDEESLT, from the coding sequence ATGCGGTTGCTGTTCGCGGGTACGCCCGAGGCGGCGGTGCCCGCCCTGGAGGCGATCCTGGCCGGCCGCCACGAGGTCGTCGCAGTGCTGACCCGGCCGGACGCGCCCTCGGGCCGGGGCCGCAGGCTGCATCCGTCGCCGGTCGCCGAACGCGCCCGTGCCGCCGGGATCGAGGTGCTCACCCCGAAGTCCGCGAAGGACCCGGCGTTCGCCGAACGGCTGCGTGAGATCGCTCCCGACGCCTGCCCGGTGGTGGCGTACGGCGGACTGCTGCCGGCGAGCGTGCTGGACATCCCCCGGCACGGCTGGATCAACCTGCACTTCTCGGTGCTGCCCGCCTGGCGCGGCGCGGCACCGGTGCAGCACGCGGTCCGCGCCGGTGACGACGTGACCGGCGCGTCGACGTTCCAGATCGTGGAGGAGCTGGACGCCGGACCGGTCTACGGCGTTCTCACCGAGCCGATCGGCCCCACCGACACCGCGGGCGACCTGCTCGACCGGCTCGCTCGCAGCGGCGCACGGCTGCTGGCGGACACCCTCGACGGCATCGCCGCGGGCACGCTGGAGGCCCGGCCCCAGCCCGCCGACGGCGTGACGTACGCACGCAAGGTCGAGGTGGACGACGTACGCGTGGACTGGAAGGCCCCCGCGTTCGCCGTCGACCGGCTGGTCCGCTCGGCCACGCCCGCCCCCGGCGCGTGGACGACGTTCTGCGACGAACGCCTCAAGCTCGGACCGGTCGCCGTCGTCCCGGACGCGGAGGTGCTGCCGCCCGGGCGGCTGCGGGCGGAGAAGTCCAGGGTCCTCGTCGGCACCGGCAGCGTTCCGGTGGCCCTCGGTGAGGTACGCCCGCCGGGCAAGCAGGCGATGCAGGCGGCCGACTGGGCGCGTGGCGTACGTCCGACCGACGAGGAGTCCCTCACCTGA
- the def gene encoding peptide deformylase — MAVQPIRLFGDPVLRTPAEPVRDFDKELRKLVADLTDTMLEAPGSGLAAPQIGVGLRVFTYHVDDVVGHLINPQLDLSEEEQFGPEGCLSIPGFTFDCRRALRVVAKGYDLHGEPVTVEGSDLLARCVQHETDHLDGVLFVDRLDREARKAALRAIREAEWAGQAPPAVRVSPHPTLGRAL; from the coding sequence GTGGCTGTCCAGCCCATCCGACTGTTCGGTGATCCGGTGCTGCGGACTCCGGCCGAGCCTGTGCGCGACTTCGACAAGGAGCTGCGCAAGCTGGTCGCCGACCTCACCGACACCATGCTCGAAGCGCCCGGCAGCGGCCTGGCCGCGCCGCAGATCGGCGTCGGGCTCCGGGTCTTCACCTACCACGTCGACGACGTCGTCGGTCACCTGATCAACCCGCAGCTCGACCTGTCCGAGGAGGAGCAGTTCGGGCCGGAGGGGTGCCTGTCGATCCCCGGTTTCACCTTCGATTGCCGGCGCGCGCTGCGGGTCGTGGCCAAGGGCTACGACCTGCACGGCGAGCCGGTGACCGTGGAGGGGTCGGACCTGCTCGCGCGCTGCGTCCAGCACGAGACCGACCACCTGGACGGCGTGCTCTTCGTCGACCGGCTCGACCGGGAGGCGCGCAAGGCCGCCCTGCGGGCGATCCGCGAGGCGGAGTGGGCCGGCCAGGCGCCGCCCGCGGTCCGGGTGTCGCCGCATCCGACACTGGGCCGGGCGCTGTAG
- a CDS encoding NUDIX hydrolase gives MRWTVHGEREIYSSDWVRLTLVDVEVPGLRRFDHHVLRMPRPAAGVVVHDPERGLLLLYRHRFITDTWGWEIPAGGVDAGESPAQAAGREVLEETGWRPGPLRELAAYHPSNGIADQRFHLFLADGATRVGAPSDPSEAERVEWVPLPEVRRIVRDGRMRDGLSFTAVLYALAFDEMESPDRPATEASPAPLS, from the coding sequence ATGCGATGGACCGTGCACGGCGAGCGTGAGATCTACTCCAGCGACTGGGTGCGGCTCACCCTGGTCGACGTCGAGGTGCCCGGACTGCGCCGGTTCGACCACCACGTCCTGCGGATGCCCCGCCCGGCCGCCGGGGTGGTGGTGCACGACCCCGAGCGGGGTCTGCTGCTGCTGTACCGGCACCGGTTCATCACCGACACCTGGGGCTGGGAGATCCCGGCCGGCGGCGTCGACGCGGGCGAGAGCCCGGCGCAGGCCGCCGGGCGGGAGGTTCTCGAGGAGACCGGCTGGCGGCCGGGGCCGTTGCGCGAGCTGGCGGCGTACCACCCGAGCAACGGGATCGCCGACCAGCGCTTCCATCTCTTCCTCGCCGACGGGGCGACCAGGGTGGGTGCGCCGAGCGACCCCAGCGAGGCGGAGCGGGTCGAGTGGGTGCCGCTTCCGGAGGTACGCCGGATCGTGCGCGACGGGCGGATGCGCGATGGGCTGTCGTTCACCGCGGTGCTGTACGCGCTCGCGTTCGACGAGATGGAAAGCCCCGACCGGCCGGCGACGGAGGCGTCCCCGGCGCCGCTCTCCTGA
- a CDS encoding HAD family hydrolase, whose product MTHADQPTASPSQASPSQASPSQASPSQPSRTSLEAVVFDVGGVLLDWNPRYLYRTLLSDEAEIERFLAQVCTPEWNAAQDAGRTWAEGVAELTGRFPEHRDLIQAYDERWAEMVAGTLEETVAVLDTLRAAGVPTYALTNFSAEKWTVACEQWPFLADLDGAVVSGVERVSKPDPAIYRLLLDRHDLTADTTFYTDDVPVNVHAAREVGLRAEVFVDGATLRGQLKAAGLPV is encoded by the coding sequence GTGACGCACGCAGACCAGCCAACCGCTTCGCCGTCCCAGGCCTCGCCGTCCCAGGCCTCGCCGTCCCAGGCCTCGCCGTCCCAGCCGTCCCGGACATCGCTCGAGGCCGTCGTGTTCGACGTGGGCGGGGTCCTGCTGGACTGGAACCCCCGCTACCTCTACCGCACGTTGCTGTCCGACGAGGCCGAGATCGAGCGGTTCCTGGCGCAGGTCTGCACTCCGGAATGGAACGCCGCGCAGGACGCGGGCCGGACCTGGGCCGAGGGTGTGGCCGAGCTGACCGGCCGGTTCCCCGAGCACCGGGACCTGATCCAGGCCTACGACGAACGCTGGGCGGAGATGGTCGCCGGCACCCTGGAGGAGACCGTCGCGGTGCTGGACACGCTGCGGGCCGCCGGCGTCCCGACGTACGCCCTGACGAACTTCTCCGCGGAGAAGTGGACGGTCGCCTGCGAGCAGTGGCCGTTCCTCGCCGACCTCGACGGCGCGGTGGTGTCCGGTGTGGAGCGGGTCTCCAAACCGGACCCCGCGATCTACCGCCTGCTGCTGGACCGGCACGACCTGACCGCGGACACGACGTTCTACACCGACGACGTGCCGGTCAACGTGCACGCCGCCCGCGAGGTGGGACTGCGTGCGGAGGTCTTCGTGGACGGCGCGACGCTGCGCGGCCAGCTGAAGGCGGCCGGCCTGCCGGTGTGA